From the Xiphophorus maculatus strain JP 163 A chromosome 20, X_maculatus-5.0-male, whole genome shotgun sequence genome, one window contains:
- the LOC102231502 gene encoding ubiquitin carboxyl-terminal hydrolase CYLD-like, with protein sequence MEPKAASKDRFFIVIRGKSRRGFCRGCIGRVEAETARGELTGLMYGCGSNAGSPKNGGPVKAEDAYPLTRHQAQLLLYISSPSRRLELLCNPQLFSAICELTPGDLVVIRYKKGHVPGVVKNLMQIGKKESKDDLNMLGFQVEFVDAEDNLSSKQLGPLPIFTASDIIQVVPSYSVPLGLEYRDIKRGGSTGTVVMRINSMPSIGTLRGQVADSQSERSVVAGQTQSEPPVPLEVGSLVEVVNNAGVTVYGVIRWLGIPDGKPETWAGLELDYEVTGCSDGVYKDQRYFTCRQNCALFVPVTKCSPDSRFLCSATETETFKTTEIPPVPAYEESEEDAPPVPESEAASLFVGKMKGIQGHINSCYLDATLFSLFSSSVTVDAICNKPAGKEQPITCILKSIVNRLRRQGFVPAQSVMNFRKKLGCETFSKNEKDPEEFISVLFQKVLCIEPLLKLRSEGGSSHGAYTLQIFLEKEQMGQTPTVQKLLDTSCMSGDIKFETMPSCLIIQMPRCGSKYKMFSHIVPSTELDVTDLLYNSPRECFICGQMAKFECLQCLPDHKLQPGRIKQYCSTCNTQVHTHRSRCSHSPKALALPEGVATDAPPLRRTMQLFGVLCIQTSHFVSFVKYGPDPHSWLFFDSMADRHGDDEKGYSVPEVQACPELGDFLGQPEEELTRANPALAPELVRRLLCDSYMYLYHSPEMSVSKPSDEEQ encoded by the exons ATGGAGCCCAAAGCAGCGAGCAAGGACCGGTTCTTCATAGTCATCCGCGGGAAGTCGCGGAGGGGCTTCTGCCGCGGCTGCATCGGTCGCGTGGAGGCGGAGACGGCGCGCGGGGAGCTGACGGGGCTCATGTACGGCTGCGGCTCCAACGCCGGGAGCCCCAAGAACGGGGGCCCGGTGAAGGCGGAGGACGCGTACCCCCTGACCCGACACCAGGCCCAGCTGCTGCTCTACATCTCCAGCCCCAGCAGACGCCTGGAGTTGCTGTGCAACCCGCAGCTCTTCTCGGCCATCTGCGAGCTGACCCCGGGCGACCTGGTGGTGATCAGGTACAAGAAGGGCCACGTCCCCGGGGTGGTGAAGAACCTGATGCAGATCGGAAAGAAGGAGAGCAAGGACGACCTGAACATGCTGGGCTTCCAGGTGGAATTCGTG GACGCCGAAGACAACTTGTCGTCCAAACAACTTGGACCGCTTCCCATTTTCACCGCTTCAGACATCATCCAGGTGGTCCCGTCTTACTCCGTCCCCCTGGGACTGGAGTACAGAGACATCAAAAGAGGCG GCTCAACTGGGACAGTGGTGATGCGCATCAACTCCATGCCAAGTATCGGGACGCTCAGAGGACAAGTTGCCGACAGCCAATCGGAGCGAAGCGTCGTTGCAGGCCAGACGCAGAGCGAGCCTCCCGTCCCTCTAGAGGTCGGCTCCTTGGTGGAGGTCGTCAACAACGCAGGGGTCACGGTGTACGGAGTGATCCGGTGGTTGGGGATCCCAGACGGGAAGCCGGAGACGTGGGCCGGGCTTGAGCTG GACTATGAAGTGACGGGCTGCTCTGACGGGGTGTACAAAGATCAGCGGTACTTCACCTGCAGGCAGAACTGCGCTTTGTTTGTTCCCGTCACAAAATGCAGCCCAGACAGCCGGTTCCTCTGCTCCGCCACGGAAACGGAGACGTTCAAGACCACAGAAATCCCTCCag TTCCTGCGTATGAAGAGTCGGAGGAAGACGCGCCGCCTGTCCCTGAATCAGAGGCAGCGTCGCTGTTCGTGGGGAAGATGAAGGGCATACAGGGTCATATCAACTCATGCTACCTggatgccacacttttcag TTTGTTTAGTTCATCTGTGACTGTGGATGCCATCTGCAACAAACCGGCTGGCAAAGAGCAACCAATAACCTGCATCCTGAAATCCATAGTCAATCGCTTGCGCAG ACAAGGCTTCGTGCCAGCACAGAGTGTGATGAACTTCCGGAAGAAACTTGGCTGTGAGACTTTCAGCAAAAACGAAAAAG ATCCCGAGGAGTTCATTTCAGTGCTGTTTCAGAAGGTGCTCTGCATCGAGCCCCTGCTGAAGCTCCG ATCGGAGGGAGGAAGCTCTCACGGAGCCTACACACTCCAGATCTTTCTGGAAAAGGAGCAGATGGGCCAGACGCCCACCGTCCAAAAGCTGCTGGACACGTCCTGCATGTCGGGCGACATCAAATTCGAAACC ATGCCGTCTTGCCTCATAATCCAGATGCCAAGGTGTGGAAGCAAGTACAAGATGTTTTCTCACATCGTTCCATCCACTGAGCTGGACGTCACAGATCTGCTGTACAACT CTCCAAGGGAATGTTTCATCTGCGGACAGATGGCAAAGTTCGAGTGTCTCCAGTGTTTGCCAGACCATAAACTGCAACCAGGAAGAATCAAGCAGTACTGCAGTACCTGCAACACCCAG GTACACACCCATCGGTCGCGGTGCAGCCATTCTCCCAAGGCGCTGGCTCTGCCTGAAGGCGTAGCCACCGACGCTCCTCCGCTGAGGCGCACCATGCAGCTGTTTGGTGTGCTTTGCATTCAAACCAGCCACTTTGTGTCCTTTGTCAAATACGGCCCTGATCCCCATTCATGGCTCTTCTTTGACAGCATGGCGGACAGACACG GCGACGACGAGAAGGGCTACAGCGTTCCCGAGGTCCAAGCTTGTCCCGAGCTCGGCGACTTCCTGGGCCAGCCGGAGGAGGAACTGACCCGGGCGAACCCGGCTCTCGCGCCGGAGCTGGTCCGCAGGCTTCTGTGCGACTCCTACATGTATTTATACCACAGCCCAGAAATGTCGGTCTCGAAGCCAAGCGACGAGGAACAGTAG